The genome window CAGTGGTCCGAGGTTCTCCAAGTCTCAAGGTGGTCCGAGGTTCTCCAAGTCTCACGGTGGTCCGAGGGTGGTTGGGagcttctctttttgtttgctCAGCCCTTGCCGTTCTGCAAGGGTGTGGTTTGGGGTGATTGTGAGTCGAGACCGAGTACTGTCCGAGGTGCTAGACATTCGGCACGTCAGGGTTGAGCTAGACCGTCCATACTCGGCAGGTGAGTCCTCCATTTGTTGCTGCccgggccttgccgttcggcaagccTAGCTAAAATATATTGTGAAATTGGTTTGGGTGTCTTGATGAAATTTGGGCCCTAGCCTCATACTAGGATTGGTTTGGGTGTCTTGATGAAATTTGGACTCCATTTTGTGTTTTGCACGGGCCCCTAAATTTCCCTCAAtcaaatttttgtgtgtgtttgttttttgtatttttgaaaattgaatttcaaattgtgTGTAGGTACAAGGGATTTAAGAGGGAAGATGAAAGGGTGCTAGGGTTTGCTCATGAATCGAGGCGTGGTACCCTTAGTTGGCTATAAATACGAACTTGGAGTGGTGAAGGCACCACACTTGAGTTGAGGAGagaaattgtgagaaattgaagaggaggagaagagatTTTCGGCAATAGTTTTGTGATGGTGCTTGTGGCTAAGGTGATTTCCGGCGATTCTTTCGTGGTGGTACGAACAAGGTTAGACCTTATTTCCCTTGaacttttgaattgaaatgtcttgttttgcatgaacatgttgaaggCTAGGAAGAACACATTGAACATGAGcatgaacatgatgaacacGTTGAACATAtgtatgaacatgttgaaTTCTTGCTTGGCATGAAGATTTGGCAAAATTTTCTGTTGTTGTGGTTCGATCCTCCTTGCATGTGCATTAGTTccgttttcttgtttttgcacATTGTAGATGTCTGAAAGTTCTGATAGAGAAAGTCCTAATCCCCCCTGCCTTTGGTGGGGATGATACTGAGAGTGAAGAGCCCAGCCAATATATATGTTCTGAAGAGGAGAGTTCAGAGACAGAGGGTATGGTAGAAGGCACTATAGAAAGTAGGATGATAGGGCCTAGAGGTGAGAGGGGTGAGCCATCGGGAGACTCTGGGTCGGctgcatatagggagatgcagAGGAATTATATAGAGTTAGAGGCTATAGCGAATCGGGTTCTAGCCTTGCCTCAAACGCAAGAGGTGGGTTCGAGCAACCAGGCATCACCATCGAGGTCTGTGGGTATAGCCGGTGTCAGAGGGATTAGACATTCGGGTTGGTGTCCCGTTGCCAAGGCAGAATACGCTTACAGAAGCGAAATTGGCCCAGCTGCGGACAGATTTTTGTGTGCCAGCCTATGTGGGCTTGAGGTTACCCACTGCGGCTGATGTAGTCAGATATCCTTCGGATGGCTCCGTGATGATTTTTACGGATATGTATCGGCACGGCTTCAGACTACCCTTTCATCCGTGGGTGCAGATGATGTTGGCTAAGTTGGGGTATGCACCGGGGCAGTATAATCCAAACTTTTGGATTCTTCTTCATGGGGTGTACATCGCTtggtggttggctgggttgGGGGAGCCAACGTTTGAGCAGTTCATGTACCTGTACTCTATTTCAAAGCAGCAGGAGAATTTTGGCTGGGTACAGGCTAATTGCCGAAAGGCGAAGGAGAGGGGCTATTTTATTAAGCACAAGCCAACGACGCAAAAATCCTGGAGGAACAGGTGGTGCATGGCTTATGGGGACTGGGAGAGTCTGCCAGGGAAGAGCATTGTCCAACACATTCCTACCCACTTCCAGTCTATAGGTCCTTGGCCCCATCCCTTAAGATTGTTTAATGCttgattgtgttttgttttggctcttattctttTGGTTCTGTACTTTGTCTGTGCCAGTGTAAATGGCTAAGTAGTATCTAACCTTTGATGTAGGTTCAGTGAAGTGGGGCCCTATCTCCAAGAAGCAGGAAGACGAGGTTGAGTGGGTGAGGGAGCAGCTATCGGAGACTGAGCGTGAGTGCGGGAACTTAGTCACGCAGAAGAATTTGTTGGAGTCCGGACTGCTTCAAGGAAGTAAGTACCTGggttatttttattaattgtgtGCTGAGCCTTTTGTGAGTGTGACTAatgtaattgttttgtttgttttgacagtGGCTGGCATCATAAGGGGGAGCACGAAAGTGGCAGTGGATTTTGATGAGGCTGAGATGCAGACGCGGCTCAGAGAGTCTCGGGCCAAGAAGGTAGAGAAGGGTGCTGGAAAACGCCccagagatgatgatgagggtcgGGTTGCGGACGTGCTGGGGAAGAGGAAGGCCTTGGAGGAGGCTCATCAGCATGTGATGGGGTTGGGGCCGAGACTTCCGCCTTTTGATCTGCAGGCGCCGCCGAAGCTCCCCTTCGGCATGGAGGACGTGTTTGCTGAAGGGATGGAGAAGGTGGACTTCGGCAGGCTACGCCAGCAGAAGAAGGAGGTGAACCTGGCTATGCACCGGCAGGAGGTGCCTTTGGTGAACGTCTTCCTGGAAGGCGTGAAGAGTGATCCCGAGGCTCTGGCGAGGACCCCAGCCTCTTCCTTCATAGACCGGGCCCAAAAGACGATCCTCACCTCTGCCTATGTAAGTGTTTAGGCCTTCTTGTGTGCATTTTTGTTGGATTATTCTTGTTTGGATTGACtaacattgttttgttttgcaggccTTTGGCGAGATGTATGTCAGCATGGCCAAGGCGGACAAGGAGATCCAGAGGCTGAAGAGGCGTGATGAGCTGGCCAAGAGCAAGATAGCGGAGGCGCAAGAGGCCATCCGAGAGAAGAACGCCCTGCTGGTGCAAAAGGCGGCCCTGGCCAAGAAGgtggaggagctgaagaggTCGAAGGCCGAGGAGGTGGCTGCTGCACGAGTTGAGGCGATCGAGTCCTTCCGAACCTTagaggagctgaagagctACATCATGGACCGACTAGTGGATGAGCAGCTTCGCTGGGAAGATAGGTTGGTTAGGTTTAACCCCTCGATCGAGATTAACTTTGACACGAGTGGCGAGCCTCCTGCACAGAGTCCTCCTACTGATGCTAGCGCACCGACACCAGAGGCGGAGCTGGCCACTAAGGATGCCCCTTCGACCGAGTCTTGAAGGCGTTGCCTTCGTTATGTATTCTAGTTATTTTGTTAGAACAATTTGCCTTGCACGGAGCaaggttgtttatttttgttttgtatgaaCACTATTCCTTGCGTGGAGCAAggttgttttcatttatgaTATGAGACTTGGTATGATATCAATTGTGCtagtaaaaataataacaatgtGAGTGCATGAGAATGAGCCGGAGTCAGGCATTTCATTGAAATAGGTGCCGAAAGGCAGAAGGTACAAGAGTTCTAGGGTCTAGATACTTTACTTCTACCTTATAGTAAATAATCAAGACCAAAGTATTGTCCTAGGGTCTAGATATGTttacttgtagtagtacttgaggtGATCAGCGTTCCAGGGATGAGGCAGCGTCTTGCCTGTGGGATCGCGAAGCTGATAAGTGCCGGGGCGgcagattttgataatcttaTAAGGACCTTCCCATGTAGGGCCGAGGGTACCTTCGTTAGGATTTTTGGTAGCCAAGGaaaccttgcgcatgaccGAGTCCCCTATTTTGAAAGCGCGGGGATTGACTCGGGAGTCGTAATGCATTGTTTGTACACGACATTGTGCATGCTTGATTGGTCTCGGAGCTCGTCAATGAAGTCGAGGTTGAGGGCCAACTGCTCGTCATTGGCTTTGGCATCGTAAGTGGAGATTCGGTATGTAGGCTGGCCAATCTCTACCGGTGCCACGGTCTCAGTTCCAAATGATAGGGAGAATGGCATTTCACCGGTGGATGTGCGGAAGGTGGTGCGGTAGGACCAGAGTACTTCCGGGAGTAGTTCTGGCCAGCAGCCCTTGGCTTTGTCAAGTTTTGTCTTGAGAGTtttcttgataattttgttcacGGCTTCGACCTGGCCATTGGACTGAGGATGGGCTGGGGAGGCAAAGCATAGATGAATCTTGAGGTtggaacaaaattgtttgaatttggcaTTGTCAAATTGCCGGCCATTGTCGGTGACGATGGAGTTGGGGATGCCGAAGCGACATACAATGCTTTGCCACACAAAAGATTCGATGCGAGCCGCAGCGATAGTGGCCAGGGCCTCGGCCTCAGCCcacttggtgaagtagtctACGGCCACAACTGCATATTTGACTTGGCCCTTGCCCTCTGGCATAGGTCCATTGAGATCCAGTCCCCATTGAGCAAATGGCCAAGGGCTGACCATGGCGTCAACGGTTCAGCCGGGAGTTGTGGAATGTTGGTAAATCGCTGACACTTGTCGCATTTCTGGGTGAAGGCCTGGGCGTCAGTGTGGAGTGAAGGCCAGAAGTATCCTTGGCGGATTGCCTTATGGGCCAGCGAGCGTGCGCCCGAGTGGTTACCGCAGATGCCTTCATGGATTTCTCGGAGGACATAGTGACCCTCCTCTGGAGTCAGGCATCGGAGGTAAGGAAGGCTGAAACCCCGCTTGTATAAGGAGCCGTTAATGATCAGGTATCGGGCAGAGCGATGGCGAACGCGTCGTGCCTCGGCTGGGTTAGCCGGTAGTGTTTGGTTCTGCAAGAACTGGAGGATGGGGTCCATCCATGTAGGGCTGTGATCAATAGTGCAGATGAGTGGGGCTTGGGTGCTGGGCTGGGCCAAAAACTCGATGTGGATGTGGCGACCCATTCCTTGCTCCAAGGCTGAGGCTAACCTGGCTAGTGCATCGGCATGGCTATTCTCTGAGCGCGGCACTTGCCTGATAGAGCGGGCGTGGAAGGTTGCCAGCAAGTGCCGAGCGTGCTGGAGGTAAGCCGTCATAGAGGCATCCTTGGCCGTGAAGTCCTGGTTGACTTGGTGGACAACGAGTTGTGAGTCGCTGAATATCTGAATTTGTTTGGCGTCCATCTCTTTGGCTAGTCGAAGACCAGCTAAGAGTGCTTCATATTCGGCCTCATTGTTGGAGGCTTGGAATTTGAAGCGGAGGGCGTACTCGAGGGCAACCTTGTCTGGGGAGACGAGAACGAGGCCGGCCCCACACCCTTGGGCATTAGAAGAGCCATCTACGAATAAGGTCCATAGGGGCTGGGTTAGGTCGAGAGTGCTTTTGCTGGGGGTTTGGTCCTGGCTCAGAGAGAGATTGGGTTCGGTTATGAGCTGGGTAGCTGCTGAAGCTTGGTGCTCCGTGAATTCAGATAAGAAGTCAGCAACGGCCTGCCCCCTTATAGCCGGGCGGGGTTTGTAATGAATATCAAACTCACCAAGTTCAATGGCCCACTCAACCAGCCTCCCAGAAGTTTCTGGCTTCTGCAACACCTGTCGGAGCGGTTGGTTGGTTAAGACATGGATGGTGTGAGCTTGGAAATATGGTCGGAGGCGTCTAGCCGAAATGACCAGGGCGAACACCAATTTTTCGATGTCTGGGTATCGAACTTCGGCATCTTACAATGCCTTACAAACATAATGCACTGGGTGCTCTGCGTTATCCTTTGATCGAATGAGCATAGAGCTAACAGCCGAAGCTGAGACGGAGAGATAAATCACGAGGATGTCTCCGTGCTTAGGGGTTGACAATAAAGGGGCCCTGCCCATATACTCCTTGAGCTCGCTGAAAGCCGTGTCGCATTTAGCAGTCCAGGTGATGTTTCGCTTGGTACCCTTAAGGGCCTTGAAGAATGGGGCGCAGCGGTCAGTGGCTTTGGAGATAAATCTAGTCAGGGCTGCGACACGCCCTGTAAGGCTTTGGATATCCATGACCGTCTTAGGTACTTGCCGGAAGCCACCCCAAACGCACATTTGGTGGGGTTAAGCCTCATTTTGTACTGCTTCAAGATGGTGAACATAGCGGAGAGGTTGAGGATGTGTTTGTCAGCTGTGCGACTCTTGACTAGCATGTCGTCGACATAAACCTCCATGGTATTGCCAATCAATGGGGCGAAAATGTGGTTCACCAGTCGCTGGTACGTAGCCCCGGCGTTCTTCAGGCCAAAGGGCATCACCCTATAGCAGTAGAGGCCTCGGTCCGTAATGAAAGAGGTGTGGGCCTGGTCTTCGGGGTGCATGAAGATCTGGTTGTAACCTGAATAAGCATCCATGAAGCTAAGGAGGGCGTGGCCCGATGTGGCGTCGACTACCTGGTCAGTGCGGGTAGGGGAAGCTGTCCTTTGGGCAAGCCCGGTTAAGGTTGGTGTAATCGACACACATGTGCTAGCCCTTTCTTGGTTTACGAACCATCACGACATTGGCCAGCCATGTAGGATAGGCAACCTCCCTGATAAATCTGATACTACTCAAACGATCCACCTCCGCCCTCATGGCCTCATAGCGCTCGGGGTCATAAGCACGACGCTTCTGTCGGACTGGTCGGACGGCAGGATTGACGCTAAGCCTATGGGATATGATGTCTGGTGATATGCCAGGCATGTCATTGTAGGACCATGCAAAGACTTCGGAGTTGAGGCGGAGGAAGGCGACCAGGTCAGAGCGAAGCTCTGGCGAGATAGAGGTGCAGATCCGAACTTGTCGATCTGGGATGTCGTCATAAAGGCTAATCAGTTCCAGGTCCTCCATAGGTTCAGCCTGTGATGTGATAGACTCCTCCCTTGAGTCCTCAGGTGGTTCTGTACCAGCTTGAGGAGGGGCGGGAGCCTTGGTTACTGCAATCAACAATAAGGAAGGGGGTAGTGATCGTCGTCCGCTGGGTTGCGGCCCCAATTGATATAGGGAGATGAATGCTGCCAATGGGCTCGACCGCATCACCCGAGAAGCTCACAAGGGGTGTGATGCTTCGGTCGAGTAGGTGAGGCGAAGGAGAGGggctattttattaataacgaGAGGCAAACAGGGGCTGGGGAATGTTCCCAATCTTCCAGCGTCTCAGTGTGGTAAGTTGGCCAGGTCTCTGAATTATAGAATTCCCAACTATCCGAGTCCCCGACACCTTCTCCGTTGGGTACTCGGACGGGGGCTGGCGAAGGTCCCAGGTGTGTCACCCGTGGGTCCTCGAGGTTGACAGGGATAGGGATCGGCCCTGGCTGTCGGTTCGAGATGCGATCCTTGCAATCTTGGTAGATCCTGACTGGCTCATAGGGCCGGTCCTTCGGTGGAGGAACGCAAATGAGTCGTGACTGGGTTAGCTCCGGATGAAGGTGGTCTTTACTCTTGCGGAGCCTAGACTGGGCCGGGGCGCTGTGGCTGGAATGTGCTGGCTGGTTCGGCTGAGTATGCCAAACGTTATGGGTGAGGTCTTGTTGGGCATCCAGGGCGCGCGTCCTCTATTGGTTCTGCTTTAGAGCACGATagtcatgctctagctcaGCATTCCGGCAATGAAGATGCTCGTATTTCTCCGACATTTTAGTAATACTGTCGCGGAGGCGCTCCACTTCTGCCTGGAGAGTGGCATCTCCCGAAGATTTCCTTCGGGAAGTACCCTCGCGGGGGGTATGGTGCTGGGTATCGCGGCTATCCTCGGTCGGCATAGCAGAGtgtggggtgaagaagaggcgacggggcctaatgggtgaaggagccagctgggctgatagagaaagaggggattcaagtgtcgaattcccacagacggcgccaaactgttgatgctcaaaatggcccggccaatattgagtccaacttagtgatgagatGTGCggggtcttcagcagggaagagggctgaggcccttggtgaaataggtTGGTGAGAAACCTGCAGAAGATAAAGTGGgagaagcaatcgttaagcttcggacaccagAGTGGTGCTAGCCGAAGGcactccgatgcctaagtcagttacaggtagtaattctggcagagtaacagtaaaagtgggagaatagttaccctttttacctgggtactgttccctatttatagggaagtgaaagtgggagctttgcacaaagttccaatgtgggactttgtgcaagtcgtcgtggtggcgacacgtgtcctggagattaggtttggcagctgggagcttcggcaggtgtctggtaccctggaagtgtgtcttccttcggcagaggagaaggcgtggctgccttggtgctagtcgctttgatacTAGGTCTGCTcagttcattatggtgtaaacaatAAGAATGATGGAAATACTTGAGCTAATCTGTGAGATTCAATCCCCTTCCCGATAGAACCCAATATGTTGTGAAATATAAATACCTCAGCTCCTCTTATATAGCATTAGGGATTACCCAAGAACCTAAAATCAAATTAACCAAAtaaatgaacccaaattcgtaaaaaataaataaataatacccTAAAGATATGTTGTGAAACATAAATACCTCAGCTCCTCTTATATAGCATTAGGGATTACCCAAGAacctgaaatcaaagtaaccaaataaatgaacccaaattcgtaaaaaaataaaataaaaaatacccTAAAGATAGAACATGGCTCACACCCACGCTCTACAAAGGACGAAAAATCTCCCAGcaaacaatcaaattcatgaAATGAAGACCAAAAGATCTGTTAAAAGGTTGACGGGA of Prunus dulcis chromosome 4, ALMONDv2, whole genome shotgun sequence contains these proteins:
- the LOC117625504 gene encoding uncharacterized protein LOC117625504, whose translation is MRSSPLAAFISLYQLGPQPSGRRSLPPSLLLIAVTKAPAPPQAGTEPPEDSREESITSQAEPMEDLELISLYDDIPDRQVRICTSISPELRSDLVAFLRLNSEVFAWSYNDMPGISPDIISHRLSVNPAVRPVRQKRRAYDPERYEAMRAEVDRLSSIRFIREVAYPTWLANVVMVVDATSGHALLSFMDAYSGYNQIFMHPEDQAHTSFITDRGLYCYRVMPFGLKNAGATYQRLVNHIFAPLIGNTMEVYVDDMLVKSRTADKHILNLSAMFTILKQYKMRLNPTKWRVAALTRFISKATDRCAPFFKALKGTKRNITWTAKCDTAFSELKEYMGRAPLLSTPKHGDILVIYLSVSASAVSSMLIRSKDNAEHPVHYVLQKPETSGRLVEWAIELGEFDIHYKPRPAIRGQAVADFLSEFTEHQASAATQLITEPNLSLSQDQTPSKSTLDLTQPLWTLFVDGSSNAQGCGAGLVLVSPDKVALEYALRFKFQASNNEAEYEALLAGLRLAKEMDAKQIQIFSDSQLVVHQVNQDFTAKDASMTAYLQHARHLLATFHARSIRQVPRSENSHADALARLASALEQGMGRHIHIEFLAQPSTQAPLICTIDHSPTWMDPILQFLQNQTLPANPAEARRVRHRSARYLIINGSLYKRGFSLPYLRCLTPEEGHYVLREIHEGICEGKGQVKYAVVAVDYFTKWAEAEALATIAAARIESFVWQSIVCRFGIPNSIVTDNGRQFDNAKFKQFCSNLKIHLCFASPAHPQSNGQVEAVNKIIKKTLKTKLDKAKGCWPELLPEVLWSYRTTFRTSTGEMPFSLSFGTETVAPVEIGQPTYRISTYDAKANDEQLALNLDFIDELRDQSSMHNVVYKQCITTPESIPALSK